One part of the Parabacteroides sp. FAFU027 genome encodes these proteins:
- a CDS encoding fibronectin type III domain-containing protein, which yields MKKDRLVLDFKKLSVPEKISFGRNVHQSMTGNTHFATPDILLETLKQSTDTLEQRFVNAQNGGKEETMLLRQAEEYWDDLHTKEGRYVERIADGDGAIILSAGYNLAKPQGPGQKAEFSVVLGSVSGSVLLRRQAYTGANSYIWQICEGTLPEDESGWTTIKVTSRASVEVTGLKPLTRYWFRVAVVTPQGTTAFSSPIMQGVV from the coding sequence ATGAAAAAAGATCGTTTAGTTCTGGACTTCAAAAAACTTTCAGTACCGGAAAAAATTTCTTTTGGTAGGAATGTGCATCAATCCATGACCGGGAATACGCATTTTGCGACACCTGACATTCTATTGGAAACATTAAAACAGAGTACCGATACGCTCGAGCAACGTTTTGTCAATGCTCAGAACGGGGGTAAAGAAGAAACTATGCTTCTTCGTCAGGCCGAGGAATATTGGGATGATTTGCACACCAAAGAAGGTCGTTATGTAGAACGTATTGCCGATGGAGATGGCGCCATCATCCTGAGTGCAGGGTATAACCTGGCCAAACCGCAGGGGCCGGGACAGAAAGCGGAATTTAGCGTTGTACTAGGTAGTGTATCAGGATCGGTATTGCTGCGCCGGCAGGCTTATACGGGCGCAAATTCCTACATCTGGCAAATTTGCGAAGGAACGCTGCCGGAAGATGAATCAGGATGGACGACTATCAAAGTAACTTCCCGTGCATCGGTCGAAGTCACAGGACTAAAACCTCTAACACGTTATTGGTTTCGCGTAGCAGTAGTGACTCCGCAAGGTACTACGGCATTTAGTTCACCTATCATGCAGGGAGTGGTATAG
- a CDS encoding glycosyl hydrolase family 28 protein: MKTNYYAIFISLLAILFGINSVNAATNIPLPVIPTTQFLVTNYGAKTTNTDNASYINAAITAANAAGGGTVVLPAGTFLSGPITMKNNVNLYLAAGDTLRILPYGSGNGTVAGTYPNNGTTDQYNPFIYGKSLSNIEVSGSGVIDGQGSAWWTAYASNSNMKRPSLIRFVACNTVWITGITLMNSPGVHLTLGQSSTMGSNGTISYVTIKAPSTSPNTDAIDTWYWNGIYIHDCNLSEGDDNVAMDTNTKNITIKHCTLGTGHGISVGSYATGVNTVTVDSCTFNGTTNGIRLKASRDRGGSGANACYNLSYSNITMQNVTWPFYITSYYPTSSPSKTDTAQAITAATPTWRNIYFKNITVTGSTYAGFIWGLPEQLVKDVVFDNVQISATTRGMQIVHADSVIFKNCSSITLPSGKGNAIYSPYDTIRVSGINPTTGKSTSCTTSAIEEVKADGAVTCYPNPAQDYVMISSDEAIAEIKLYSLTGTQIRDINAGNENQYSLDLTSIPRGYYILNLLTANGTLTSHKLLKQ, encoded by the coding sequence ATGAAAACGAATTATTATGCGATTTTCATTTCGCTACTGGCCATCCTTTTTGGGATAAACTCAGTCAATGCCGCCACGAACATTCCCCTACCCGTAATCCCAACGACACAGTTCCTGGTTACAAACTACGGTGCAAAAACGACGAATACAGACAATGCATCGTATATCAACGCTGCGATCACTGCTGCTAATGCAGCAGGTGGCGGAACGGTAGTTTTACCGGCAGGCACCTTCCTGAGCGGTCCGATCACCATGAAAAACAACGTCAATCTCTATCTGGCCGCCGGTGATACTTTGCGGATCCTTCCTTACGGAAGCGGAAACGGAACTGTTGCCGGAACCTATCCCAATAACGGAACTACCGACCAGTATAATCCTTTTATTTACGGGAAAAGTCTCAGCAATATCGAGGTAAGCGGCTCCGGAGTAATCGACGGACAAGGCTCTGCCTGGTGGACGGCTTATGCTTCCAACAGCAATATGAAACGCCCGAGTCTGATCCGCTTTGTAGCTTGTAACACGGTATGGATTACCGGTATCACGTTGATGAATTCACCGGGGGTGCATCTCACATTAGGACAAAGCAGTACAATGGGTTCCAACGGAACAATCTCTTATGTTACGATCAAGGCTCCTTCCACTTCACCAAATACGGATGCCATCGACACCTGGTACTGGAATGGCATATACATTCATGATTGTAACCTTTCGGAAGGAGATGACAATGTGGCCATGGATACAAACACCAAGAATATTACCATCAAACACTGTACTTTGGGTACCGGACACGGTATCTCTGTAGGTAGTTATGCTACCGGCGTTAATACCGTTACGGTAGATAGCTGTACTTTCAATGGCACTACGAATGGTATCCGTCTGAAGGCTTCCCGTGACCGTGGCGGCAGCGGAGCCAATGCCTGTTACAATCTTTCTTATTCCAACATCACGATGCAAAACGTAACCTGGCCATTTTATATTACCAGTTACTATCCTACTTCCAGTCCTTCCAAGACTGATACGGCACAAGCGATCACAGCTGCAACTCCTACGTGGCGGAATATCTATTTCAAGAATATTACCGTAACAGGTTCGACCTACGCCGGATTCATCTGGGGACTTCCCGAACAGTTGGTTAAAGATGTGGTATTTGATAATGTCCAGATCAGCGCCACAACCCGAGGAATGCAAATCGTGCATGCCGATTCAGTTATATTCAAGAACTGTTCTTCCATTACCCTTCCAAGTGGCAAGGGAAATGCAATCTATTCTCCTTACGATACGATACGTGTCAGTGGAATCAATCCGACAACCGGAAAATCCACCTCTTGCACCACCAGCGCTATCGAAGAGGTCAAAGCCGACGGTGCAGTGACCTGCTACCCCAACCCTGCTCAGGATTATGTAATGATCTCTTCTGATGAGGCAATCGCTGAGATCAAGCTCTATTCGCTGACCGGCACTCAAATCCGTGATATAAACGCCGGTAATGAAAATCAATATTCACTCGATCTGACCTCAATACCCCGTGGATATTACATTCTGAATCTGCTTACGGCAAACGGGACACTCACTTCCCATAAATTATTGAAGCAATAG
- a CDS encoding M13 family metallopeptidase has product MKKITFSLTVPILAMAMNTLAQQTPAFNVSNLDKSAVPGVDFYQYSCGGWMKNNPLKAEYARFATFDKLGEENREQLKGLIEELSKKNNPQGSVAQKIGTIYALGMNDKKLNLDGFAPIREDLARIKAIKSKSELPAYFAHSLKIGVGIPFNFFIYADDMNSSMNIAHIAQGGLSLPDRDYYVSDANANIRKEFVKFVTTMFNLADKANPNNAKNAEMVLKIETQLAKAHFTKEALRDPQKNYHKIEVSALQKEAPNFDWTAFFNAVGLTNLKDLNVAQLEPAREVSTILNSYTLAEIKAYLTWHLLNNSASYLNDAAENANFDFYGKTLSGKQENKPRWKRVLDTTNGVLGEAIGQMYVEKYFPAESKAKMLKLVNNLKIALGERIQGLEWMSDVTKKKAEEKLAAFRVKIGYPDKWRDYSKLNIDGKVSYWGNVKRASEFEFDYMLSKANKPVDKDEWLMTPQTVNAYYNPATNEICFPAAILQPPFFNPNADDAINYGAIGVVIGHEMTHGFDDQGRQYDKEGNLNDWWTKEDADKFTARAKALVDHYSKIVVLDTLHANGEFTLGENIADQGGLQVAFAAFQKALKENPQPEKIDGFTPEQRFFLGYATVWAGNIRDKEIIRRTQTDPHSLGKWRVNGALPNIDAWYAAFNITPDSPMYIAPEKRAVVW; this is encoded by the coding sequence ATGAAAAAAATCACTTTCTCACTAACAGTTCCAATTCTGGCAATGGCAATGAATACATTAGCGCAACAAACTCCTGCCTTTAATGTCTCCAACCTCGACAAAAGTGCAGTACCGGGTGTAGATTTCTACCAATATTCCTGCGGTGGATGGATGAAAAATAATCCGCTCAAAGCTGAATACGCCCGTTTCGCCACCTTCGATAAGCTGGGTGAAGAAAACCGCGAACAACTCAAGGGGTTAATTGAAGAGTTAAGCAAGAAAAACAACCCGCAAGGCTCGGTGGCGCAGAAGATCGGTACGATTTATGCCCTGGGTATGAATGATAAAAAGCTCAATCTGGATGGCTTTGCCCCAATCCGCGAAGATCTGGCCCGAATCAAGGCGATCAAAAGCAAAAGCGAGCTGCCTGCCTACTTTGCTCATTCGTTGAAGATCGGTGTCGGCATTCCGTTTAACTTTTTCATCTATGCAGATGATATGAATAGTTCGATGAACATCGCACACATTGCGCAGGGTGGACTTTCCTTGCCCGACCGCGACTATTACGTGAGCGATGCCAACGCAAATATCCGCAAGGAGTTTGTGAAATTCGTCACTACGATGTTTAACCTGGCTGATAAAGCCAATCCGAATAATGCAAAGAATGCAGAAATGGTATTGAAGATTGAGACCCAGCTGGCAAAAGCCCATTTCACCAAAGAGGCGTTGCGCGACCCGCAGAAGAACTACCACAAGATCGAGGTTTCAGCCCTGCAAAAAGAGGCTCCGAACTTCGACTGGACTGCTTTCTTCAATGCTGTCGGCCTGACCAACCTGAAAGACCTGAATGTAGCTCAACTGGAACCGGCCCGTGAAGTAAGCACTATTCTTAACAGCTATACTTTAGCGGAAATCAAAGCATATCTGACCTGGCATCTGCTCAACAATTCGGCTTCCTACCTGAACGATGCCGCAGAGAATGCCAACTTTGATTTTTACGGCAAAACCCTCTCCGGCAAGCAGGAAAACAAACCGCGCTGGAAACGGGTACTGGATACTACCAACGGAGTTTTGGGTGAAGCCATCGGACAAATGTACGTGGAGAAATATTTCCCTGCTGAATCGAAAGCGAAGATGCTGAAACTGGTGAATAACCTGAAGATTGCGCTGGGAGAACGCATTCAGGGGCTGGAATGGATGAGCGATGTCACCAAGAAGAAAGCGGAAGAGAAGCTTGCTGCCTTCCGGGTGAAGATTGGCTATCCCGACAAGTGGCGCGATTACTCGAAACTGAATATCGACGGTAAGGTTTCTTACTGGGGCAATGTAAAACGTGCAAGCGAGTTTGAATTTGACTACATGCTCTCCAAAGCCAACAAGCCTGTCGATAAGGATGAGTGGTTAATGACTCCGCAAACGGTCAATGCCTATTACAATCCGGCCACGAATGAGATTTGTTTCCCTGCTGCCATCCTGCAACCGCCGTTCTTTAATCCGAATGCCGACGATGCGATCAACTATGGAGCGATTGGCGTGGTAATCGGACACGAAATGACCCATGGATTCGACGATCAGGGTCGCCAGTATGACAAAGAGGGGAATCTCAACGACTGGTGGACGAAGGAAGATGCAGATAAATTCACTGCCCGCGCCAAAGCGCTCGTAGATCACTACAGTAAAATTGTAGTTCTGGATACTTTGCACGCCAACGGAGAATTTACCTTAGGGGAAAACATCGCCGACCAGGGAGGTTTACAGGTTGCCTTTGCCGCTTTCCAAAAAGCACTGAAAGAGAATCCGCAACCTGAAAAGATCGACGGCTTTACGCCCGAACAACGTTTCTTCCTCGGCTATGCTACCGTATGGGCCGGTAATATCCGCGATAAAGAGATCATCCGCCGCACGCAAACTGACCCGCACTCGTTGGGTAAATGGCGCGTAAACGGCGCTTTGCCGAATATCGATGCCTGGTATGCTGCATTTAATATCACTCCCGATAGTCCGATGTATATTGCGCCGGAAAAACGGGCGGTAGTGTGGTAA
- a CDS encoding peptidoglycan-binding protein, with translation MIKKYYQKELKMAVPSLSVQSKGSDVKKVQEWLNLWRSYDQRWNIIVDIDGIFGHQTETVVKEFQKLQGLPVTGVVDVATFNKLVQFLSNAFQPISGSNLRTLIIEYAEQHLRNKPLELKNNHGPWVRAYVDGNEGSDWPWCMGFAQTIIDQACSVLNQSFTQIMPHAYGCDSVGQHGLEKNKLLRNKEIRKNPSLIEPGDLFLIVKTPHDWTHTGIVISVVDDWIHTIEGNTNDEGAREGYEVCKRMRNFMQSNIDIFKVL, from the coding sequence ATGATCAAAAAGTATTATCAGAAAGAATTAAAGATGGCAGTACCCTCTTTGTCTGTTCAGTCAAAAGGATCAGACGTAAAGAAAGTGCAGGAATGGCTTAATCTATGGCGAAGCTATGATCAACGATGGAATATAATTGTGGACATTGATGGAATTTTTGGCCATCAGACAGAAACTGTTGTAAAGGAATTTCAGAAATTGCAAGGATTACCTGTAACCGGAGTCGTTGACGTGGCAACTTTCAACAAGTTAGTACAATTCCTATCCAATGCATTTCAACCCATTAGCGGTTCCAATCTAAGGACTCTGATCATTGAATATGCAGAACAACATTTACGAAATAAACCTCTGGAGTTAAAGAATAATCATGGCCCCTGGGTGAGAGCCTATGTAGATGGCAATGAAGGAAGTGACTGGCCCTGGTGTATGGGATTTGCACAAACAATTATTGATCAGGCCTGTTCTGTTTTAAATCAGTCATTTACCCAAATAATGCCTCATGCTTATGGATGTGATTCCGTCGGACAGCATGGTCTGGAAAAAAATAAACTTCTTCGCAATAAGGAGATACGGAAAAATCCATCTCTCATAGAACCCGGAGATCTCTTTCTGATAGTCAAAACTCCGCATGACTGGACACATACCGGAATTGTGATTTCTGTAGTCGATGACTGGATTCATACCATTGAAGGAAACACAAACGATGAAGGAGCAAGAGAAGGCTATGAGGTTTGTAAACGTATGAGAAACTTCATGCAAAGTAATATTGATATCTTCAAAGTCTTATAA
- a CDS encoding LuxR C-terminal-related transcriptional regulator, producing the protein MLNPLPYNIHIEEIPEPYRVYAEKAAFANNILHSLPAIIYINQLDIPGDSNSMRNLWYNQRGHELIGYSREEIDQLKYDFLRTLIHPDDHEIVPSSYCWHSADHSEMTFICIYRIKPKNSTQYHWLYNQTIVIGFFEDGSPQKSLSVAMEISEVMHADNQLNNALKEISRLQRELRLSHLTTREKEILALIAKGKTDKEIASELFISITTAKKHRTNLIVKTEVKNTAELVAFAMENGR; encoded by the coding sequence ATGCTCAATCCTTTACCATATAATATACATATTGAAGAAATCCCGGAGCCTTACAGGGTATATGCCGAAAAGGCAGCATTTGCTAATAATATCCTGCATTCCCTTCCGGCTATCATTTACATTAATCAGCTGGATATACCCGGTGATTCCAATAGCATGCGAAATCTCTGGTATAACCAACGGGGACATGAGCTGATTGGGTATTCGAGGGAAGAGATTGATCAGTTGAAATATGATTTTCTGAGAACACTTATTCATCCTGATGATCATGAGATTGTTCCCTCTTCATACTGTTGGCACAGCGCTGATCATTCCGAAATGACCTTTATTTGCATATACCGGATTAAGCCTAAGAACAGCACTCAATATCATTGGCTCTACAATCAAACGATAGTGATCGGTTTTTTTGAAGATGGATCTCCCCAAAAATCGTTATCCGTAGCCATGGAGATTTCGGAGGTTATGCATGCGGATAATCAGTTAAATAATGCACTGAAAGAGATCTCAAGACTTCAGCGTGAGCTCCGGTTAAGCCACCTGACTACACGCGAAAAAGAGATATTGGCGTTGATCGCCAAAGGGAAGACCGATAAGGAGATTGCTTCCGAACTTTTCATCAGCATTACTACTGCCAAAAAACACCGGACCAACCTGATTGTAAAAACAGAGGTGAAGAATACGGCGGAATTGGTCGCCTTTGCGATGGAGAATGGGAGATAG
- a CDS encoding PQQ-binding-like beta-propeller repeat protein — MKKKLLPYLLFVMVIAAFAEKPVQVIHNPLTIGQNHLVHQEISGIEYILPERIDNYYIDTASYKITFQLRGVSKNGKWLNNSGDVLLYDLKNKQVNWSKKIYYQQSSIDQYDNVIIQANQVNCSRLNNETGENTWESKDQLYFVEPVHQIGLGYKFSSWSGNTEKLEGINLTNGQKLWERVISREYGWNRIYHLNDSVLLVCASGLHTINLNNGKGWDYDMVTGIKDYSKTVALNVLGITAAILTGSGMVATGHDLMTNVLSNALIDSSSICMASRNALSKLDYEGNLIWNVSLPEKQTGTSTLFRQDSILYMINWAYGNMGRRSLPTGTPYIAAFNTNTGNQIYLDTIAPKKSMLNAFVVDKKSAICCTKDKVISFDLTNGRKIAENSFDSNVIGELRTFAGNSVYQKNADSISYQSLNRVDSTLYYIYTDKGKILALDHNLKLVKQQDYQNMYKYNFRKNDLRFISQGNQTIVLDKDYKKIAEMSVSPSAIMIDQKLYDIQKDRFIEVDLTGLLMK, encoded by the coding sequence ATGAAGAAAAAACTATTACCATACCTCTTATTCGTGATGGTTATTGCGGCATTTGCTGAAAAACCTGTCCAGGTCATACATAATCCATTGACCATTGGACAAAACCATCTTGTCCACCAGGAAATATCAGGCATAGAATACATTCTTCCCGAAAGAATAGACAACTATTACATAGATACCGCCAGCTATAAAATCACTTTTCAACTGCGTGGCGTTAGTAAAAACGGCAAATGGCTGAATAACTCAGGAGATGTATTACTATATGATCTCAAAAATAAACAGGTAAATTGGAGTAAGAAAATTTACTACCAACAAAGCTCTATTGATCAATATGACAATGTAATCATTCAGGCAAATCAGGTGAATTGCAGTCGGCTGAATAATGAAACTGGTGAAAATACCTGGGAGTCAAAGGATCAGCTCTATTTTGTCGAACCTGTTCATCAGATCGGGTTGGGGTATAAATTCAGTTCCTGGTCAGGAAATACCGAAAAGCTGGAAGGTATTAATCTTACTAACGGACAAAAACTGTGGGAACGTGTAATTAGCCGTGAATATGGATGGAACAGAATCTATCACCTCAACGATTCAGTATTATTAGTTTGTGCATCGGGATTACATACCATAAATCTGAATAATGGTAAAGGATGGGATTACGATATGGTTACAGGAATAAAGGATTACAGTAAAACTGTAGCCTTAAACGTTCTGGGTATCACAGCGGCCATACTTACCGGATCGGGAATGGTTGCGACCGGCCACGACCTGATGACGAATGTGTTGTCTAACGCTCTTATTGATAGCAGCAGTATCTGTATGGCATCCCGAAATGCACTAAGTAAACTGGATTACGAAGGAAATCTCATTTGGAACGTTTCACTTCCGGAGAAACAAACCGGAACCTCCACTCTTTTCAGACAAGATTCTATACTCTATATGATCAATTGGGCTTATGGAAACATGGGTAGACGCTCTCTTCCAACTGGCACACCTTACATTGCTGCATTTAATACAAATACCGGCAATCAGATTTATCTGGATACCATTGCCCCGAAAAAAAGCATGCTCAATGCCTTTGTAGTCGATAAAAAGAGTGCGATTTGTTGCACAAAGGACAAAGTAATCAGTTTTGATCTGACCAATGGAAGAAAGATTGCCGAAAATAGTTTTGACAGCAATGTCATCGGTGAGTTAAGAACCTTTGCGGGCAATTCGGTCTATCAAAAGAATGCTGATTCCATCTCTTATCAAAGTCTGAATAGGGTCGATTCAACACTCTATTACATCTATACTGATAAAGGTAAAATTCTGGCGCTTGATCACAACCTTAAACTGGTAAAACAACAGGATTATCAGAATATGTACAAATATAATTTTCGAAAAAATGATCTGAGATTTATTTCTCAGGGAAATCAAACCATTGTTTTAGATAAGGATTACAAAAAAATTGCCGAGATGTCAGTTTCGCCAAGTGCTATAATGATTGACCAGAAGCTGTATGACATTCAGAAAGATCGCTTCATAGAAGTTGACCTGACAGGATTGCTAATGAAATAA
- a CDS encoding patatin-like phospholipase family protein gives MNKKNTFRIGLSMAGAISAGAYTAGVIDYLLEALENWQKAKELNLPGVPMHNVIIEVINGASAGGMTAVITTAALQKNFPHINMQNYMSDLSKENPLYDSWVNLTDNREKDMMSQMLGIEDIENSKDINPDKEVRSLFNSLFIEQIARRTLDHTISDDTIKRPYIAPDYELFTTITNLRGYNYELEFKTSLGNKEDRMTVHKDIVHFQYNPFGAYHHNGRIPFHYNDSLGLNRNLLIDAAIATGAFPVGLSPRTVNRDAKYINDNPLLKMNNSKDGIINPDISYKAVCVDGGVINNEPYDLTEKILLRRQNDEAGKEATNKLDELKKQANTFDTTVLMIDPFPNYDDVPTKEYQERKSLRFAMPELINTMRQQLMVKSDLLAKAYDDDDFTRFMIVPVRYRNEEKEKYSIACGSFGGFGGFFSKKFRQHDYMLGRRNCQRFLQNYFGVPQEKNNPIIAYGYKNITGELLDLYLSDETKNLPIIPDIRIARDNIQLMKPAEEEGLSYPEIEVKYLLNLEDKAKKRFESIIGNFGNGIEAAKQNSHGQLFIQNYRKKPWFKKLFSRLMVNLFMLIGKPKVAGMIAQEFIDSVIVDMYNRGLVK, from the coding sequence ATGAATAAAAAAAACACATTTCGAATCGGACTCTCAATGGCTGGTGCCATTTCTGCCGGAGCCTATACCGCCGGTGTGATTGATTACTTGCTTGAAGCTCTCGAAAACTGGCAAAAAGCCAAAGAATTGAATCTGCCGGGAGTCCCAATGCACAATGTGATTATCGAAGTAATTAACGGCGCTTCAGCCGGAGGAATGACAGCAGTAATAACCACAGCCGCACTTCAAAAGAATTTCCCTCATATCAATATGCAGAATTATATGTCAGATTTATCTAAAGAAAATCCATTGTATGACTCATGGGTAAATCTGACCGATAATAGAGAAAAAGATATGATGAGTCAGATGCTCGGTATAGAAGATATTGAAAATTCGAAAGATATTAATCCCGATAAAGAGGTTCGCTCATTATTTAACTCCTTATTTATTGAACAGATTGCCCGGCGGACTTTAGACCATACTATATCTGACGATACAATCAAAAGGCCATACATTGCTCCTGATTATGAGCTGTTTACTACGATTACAAATCTCAGAGGCTATAATTATGAGCTTGAGTTTAAGACCTCTTTGGGCAATAAGGAAGATCGAATGACTGTGCATAAGGATATTGTCCATTTTCAATATAATCCTTTCGGCGCTTATCACCACAATGGCCGGATTCCGTTTCATTATAACGATAGCCTGGGATTAAACCGTAATCTGTTGATCGATGCCGCAATTGCGACAGGCGCGTTTCCTGTCGGTCTATCTCCGAGAACAGTTAACCGGGACGCAAAATACATCAATGATAATCCGTTACTGAAGATGAATAACTCGAAAGATGGTATTATCAACCCGGATATTAGCTATAAAGCTGTATGTGTAGATGGAGGAGTAATAAATAATGAGCCATACGATCTGACAGAGAAGATTCTCCTAAGAAGACAAAACGATGAAGCCGGGAAAGAGGCTACCAATAAGTTGGATGAATTGAAAAAGCAGGCCAATACATTTGACACCACTGTATTGATGATTGATCCATTTCCGAACTATGACGATGTGCCCACGAAAGAGTATCAGGAAAGAAAATCATTACGATTTGCCATGCCGGAATTAATCAATACAATGCGTCAACAACTGATGGTAAAGTCTGACTTATTGGCAAAAGCCTATGATGATGACGATTTTACCCGGTTTATGATTGTTCCCGTCCGTTATCGAAACGAAGAAAAAGAGAAGTATAGCATAGCCTGTGGTTCATTTGGTGGTTTTGGTGGTTTCTTTAGTAAAAAGTTCCGACAACATGATTATATGTTGGGAAGACGTAATTGCCAACGATTCCTACAAAACTATTTCGGTGTACCTCAGGAGAAAAACAATCCAATCATTGCCTATGGATACAAAAATATCACCGGTGAATTGCTAGATCTCTATCTCTCTGATGAAACAAAGAATCTGCCCATCATTCCCGACATACGTATCGCCCGGGATAATATCCAACTCATGAAGCCAGCCGAAGAGGAAGGATTATCTTACCCTGAAATTGAGGTAAAATACCTGCTAAATCTGGAAGATAAAGCAAAAAAAAGATTTGAGTCGATCATTGGCAACTTCGGAAATGGTATAGAAGCGGCTAAACAGAATAGTCACGGACAACTGTTTATTCAAAACTATCGAAAAAAGCCCTGGTTTAAAAAGCTTTTTTCCCGTCTGATGGTTAATCTGTTTATGCTGATTGGCAAACCAAAAGTGGCAGGAATGATTGCTCAGGAATTCATTGATTCGGTAATTGTGGATATGTACAACCGGGGATTGGTAAAATAG
- a CDS encoding response regulator transcription factor, protein MNIDEIPQSFRVRLNDTAFYQNIIHSLPAIIYINQMDIPGDCNSVKNIWLNQRGYDFMKYSREEIDDMKYDFQQNIMYADDLKVGPISYEWGYSDLPVLFFVGMYRIKPKNDTKYHWMYGQSIIIEYHEDGSPKVFLNVAFEISEVMHSNNHMIDSMREIARLKNELRLSKFTQREKEILAFVARGKTDKEIAERLFISVGTAKKHRTNLIAKAEVKNTAELVAFAMECGVC, encoded by the coding sequence ATGAATATCGATGAAATCCCTCAATCGTTTCGTGTGCGGTTAAATGACACGGCATTTTACCAAAACATCATCCATTCTCTTCCGGCTATTATTTACATTAATCAGATGGATATCCCCGGAGATTGTAATTCGGTGAAAAATATATGGCTGAATCAAAGAGGTTATGACTTTATGAAATACTCAAGGGAAGAGATTGATGATATGAAGTATGACTTTCAGCAGAATATTATGTATGCCGATGATTTAAAGGTAGGTCCTATTTCTTATGAATGGGGATATTCGGATTTACCTGTATTATTTTTTGTCGGAATGTATAGAATAAAACCGAAGAATGATACTAAGTATCATTGGATGTATGGTCAGTCTATTATCATCGAATATCACGAGGATGGCTCGCCTAAAGTATTTCTCAATGTTGCATTTGAGATTTCAGAGGTTATGCATTCCAATAATCATATGATCGATTCCATGAGAGAGATTGCCCGGCTGAAGAATGAATTGCGTCTCAGTAAATTTACCCAGCGGGAAAAAGAGATTCTGGCATTTGTCGCCAGGGGAAAGACTGATAAGGAGATCGCTGAAAGGTTATTTATCAGTGTCGGCACAGCAAAAAAACACCGGACTAACCTGATCGCTAAGGCGGAGGTCAAGAATACGGCGGAACTGGTGGCTTTTGCCATGGAATGTGGAGTATGCTAA
- a CDS encoding LuxR C-terminal-related transcriptional regulator, whose product MNVEEIPEPYRRYAENAVFANNILHSLPAIIYINQLDVPGNYNSMRNIWLNRRGHELMKYSREEIDQLRYDFFKAIIHPEDMEIVPSSYFWHYSDHPEMFFAGMHRVKPKDCDTYRWLYYQTVVADYFDDGSPKQSFTIALEISEIMHTENQLNYALKEIARLKNELRMSKFTQREREILALIAKGKTDKEIASTLFISVSTAKKHRTNLIAKAEVKNTAELVAFAMESGVY is encoded by the coding sequence ATGAATGTCGAAGAGATTCCCGAACCTTACAGGAGATATGCCGAAAACGCAGTTTTTGCTAATAATATCCTTCATTCCCTTCCGGCTATCATTTATATCAACCAATTGGACGTCCCCGGAAATTATAATAGCATGAGAAATATCTGGCTTAACCGGAGAGGACATGAGCTGATGAAATATTCAAGGGAGGAGATTGATCAGTTGAGGTATGATTTCTTTAAAGCAATTATCCATCCCGAAGATATGGAGATTGTCCCTTCTTCTTATTTCTGGCATTATTCCGATCATCCTGAAATGTTCTTTGCCGGAATGCATCGGGTAAAACCAAAGGATTGCGATACCTACCGTTGGCTTTATTATCAGACGGTCGTGGCGGATTATTTCGATGACGGCTCCCCCAAGCAGTCATTTACCATAGCCTTAGAGATCTCGGAAATCATGCATACTGAGAATCAGCTGAATTATGCCCTGAAAGAGATTGCCCGGCTTAAGAATGAACTGCGTATGAGTAAGTTTACCCAGCGGGAAAGGGAGATTCTGGCATTGATCGCCAAAGGGAAGACCGATAAGGAGATTGCTTCTACGCTTTTTATCAGCGTTTCTACTGCCAAAAAACACCGGACCAACCTGATCGCCAAAGCGGAGGTCAAAAATACAGCTGAACTGGTGGCTTTTGCGATGGAAAGTGGTGTGTATTAA